The following are encoded in a window of Vigna unguiculata cultivar IT97K-499-35 chromosome 8, ASM411807v1, whole genome shotgun sequence genomic DNA:
- the LOC114194853 gene encoding A-agglutinin anchorage subunit-like gives MAEKPVQVDEGASPSSPTSASVSMPASSSTSASVSMPPPSSTSASVSMPPPSSTSASVSMPPPSSTSASVSMPAPSSTSSSTSASSSTPASTASSSTSGSVSVPASSSTSDSKPASSSSSSVSVAASASAYVSALSLSAASATANTLVSATELKSLSELASAAWATDSAPKTSTSWAPQPVPTSSWVPRRLEDELPIKLEGVSNVSAWKKQVVRVLITENLLGFVTKPGTPKKYASEKDRSCDKVREEYRQWVIEDERLRSWLLSSLSENMCCFVIEKEHAWEVWSEALEICRNELLESIKIALRDEIENTKENKGNQTVRDFVNRITCLANTLMALGDEVSEEEHVDALLQSLPDQYEALRAFIRDRRARRGEGSN, from the coding sequence ATGGCGGAAAAACCAGTCCAAGTCGACGAAGGTGCTTCACCGTCGTCTCCCACCTCTGCTTCCGTTTCGATGCCTGCATCATCTTCCACCTCTGCTTCCGTTTCGATGCCTCCACCATCTTCCACCTCTGCTTCCGTTTCGATGCCTCCACCATCTTCCACCTCTGCTTCCGTTTCGATGCCTCCACCATCTTCCACCTCTGCTTCCGTTTCGATGCCTGCACCATCTTCCACCTCGTCTTCTACGTCTGCGTCATCTTCCACCCCGGCTTCTACTGCATCATCTTCCACCTCTGGTTCTGTTTCCGTACCTGCGTCGTCTTCCACCTCTGATTCTAAGCCTGCGTCTTCTTCCAGCTCTTCTGTTTCAGTAGCAGCGTCAGCTTCGGCTTATGTTTCCGCTTTATCATTGTCGGCAGCATCGGCAACAGCAAACACATTAGTATCGGCAACGGAGTTGAAGTCGCTTTCGGAGTTAGCATCAGCAGCATGGGCAACGGACTCAGCACCCAAAACATCCACATCATGGGCACCGCAACCGGTACCCACTTCATCTTGGGTGCCACGGAGACTGGAGGACGAGTTACCGATAAAGCTGGAAGGAGTGAGCAATGTATCTGCATGGAAAAAACAAGTGGTGCGTGTATTGATCACAGAAAACTTGCTAGGGTTCGTGACAAAGCCTGGGACCCCTAAAAAATATGCAAGCGAAAAGGATCGTTCTTGTGATAAGGTAAGGGAGGAGTATCGGCAGTGGGTTATTGAAGATGAAAGATTGCGCAGTTGGCTGCTATCATCTTTATCTGAAAATATGTGTTGTTTTGTGATCGAAAAGGAACATGCATGGGAGGTTTGGAGTGAAGCGCTGGAAATCTGCCGTAATGAGTTGTTAGAGAGTATCAAGATTGCCCTAAGGGATGAGATCGAGAACACGAAAGAGAACAAAGGAAATCAAACTGTGAGAGATTTTGTTAACAGGATCACTTGTCTCGCTAACACGTTGATGGCTTTGGGAGACGAAGTGTCTGAAGAAGAACATGTTGACGCCCTCTTGCAAAGTTTGCCGGACCAGTATGAAGCTTTGCGAGCGTTCATTCGTGATCGTCGTGCACGTCGTGGTGAAGGCAGTAACTAG